The following coding sequences are from one Humulus lupulus chromosome X, drHumLupu1.1, whole genome shotgun sequence window:
- the LOC133805437 gene encoding protein FAR1-RELATED SEQUENCE 5-like, producing the protein MFHRSETDIIEENDWDWFGLRFCEEYEEEEGEGDDMGDTVDEGGGDAMGNTVDEGGTSSPEKTEMATHEIKDTNQFCKYDLYENPLLLSRDGMVGHVFQSLGMVEEFIHEYARFIGFSLRKSIMRKNTTGDVRQRQWVCSREGWRSEMHVGRLDRTREPKPISRVGCKVCFRLNLVKGSRNWICKEFILILSHNVVADNHKQFLRSNRIISEGTLTTAQIMKESGIRTCHIMSYMAKQMGGYEKIPFTSKDLYNRISHASKVEFIGSNVGWAIGYLEHKADEDPGFFGQFSYNEDNRLLNLFWADGRCRSDYETYGHAVAFDSTYKTNSYGKSLLIWIGINNHCRTCILGFVVLDNESGSSYKWATRAFLECMGGVLPKTVVTNGDEAIAITLEELMPDVPHRLCYWHLHNKAVLKVKDPSFAGRFTKLVFRYYTKDEFEDKWCHLVKDFGIQGTEYAAKLYADKEKWAETFLRGNFFCGMTTTQ; encoded by the coding sequence ATGTTTCACAGGTCCGAAACAGACATTATCGAAGAGAATGATTGGGATTGGTTTGGCTTACGTTTTTGTGAAGAAtatgaggaagaagaaggtgAGGGAGATGACATGGGGGATACAGTTGATGAAGGTGGTGGAGATGCCATGGGGAATACAGTTGATGAAGGTGGGACATCAAGTCCGGAAAAGACGGAAATGGCAACTCACGAAATAAAGGATACCAACCAATTTTGTAAGTATGATTTATATGAAAACCCATTGTTGTTGAGTAGAGATGGCATGGTTGGCCATGTTTTTCAATCACTGGGCATGGTTGAAGAATTCATTCATGAATATGCAAGATTCATTGGGTTCAGCCTGCGTAAAAGTATCATGCGAAAAAATACTACAGGTGATGTACGTCAACGTCAGTGGGTATGCTCCCGCGAGGGCTGGCGGTCTGAAATGCATGTGGGAAGGCTTGATAGAACTAGGGAGCCTAAGCCAATTAGTCGAGTAGGATGCAAGGTTTGCTTTCGATTGAACTTGGTGAAGGGTAGTAGGAATTGGATATGCAAAGAATTCATCCTAATTCTTTCTCACAACGTTGTAGCAGACAACCATAAACAATTCCTTCGGTCCAATCGGATAATCTCAGAAGGAACCTTGACGACTGCACAAATAATGAAGGAGTCAGGCATAAGAACTTGCCACATCATGTCATACATGGCAAAGCAAATGGGTGGTTATGAGAAGATTCCATTCACATCAAAAGATCTTTACAATCGAATATCCCATGCTTCAAAAGTTGAGTTTATCGGTTCCAACGTAGGGTGGGCAATCGGATATTTGGAGCATAAAGCTGATGAGGACCCTGGTTTTTTTGGACAGTTTTCGTACAATGAGGATAATCGTCTTCTTAATTTATTTTGGGCAGATGGGAGATGTAGATCAGACTATGAAACATATGGCCATGCAGTAGCTTTTGATTCGACGTACAAGACTAATAGTTATGGGAAGTCGCTGCTGATATGGATAGGAATTAATAACCACTGTAGAACGTGCATTTTGGGCTTTGTCGTTCTTGACAATGAGTCTGGCAGCAGCTACAAGTGGGCGACAAGGGCTTTCCTGGAGTGCATGGGAGGTGTTCTACCCAAAACAGTAGTGACAAATGGAGACGAAGCTATTGCTATCACGCTAGAGGAGTTGATGCCTGATGTACCCCACCGATTGTGTTATTGGCATTTACACAACAAAGCTGTTTTAAAAGTGAAAGATCCATCTTTTGCGGGCAGGTTTACCAAATTGGTATTCCGGTACTACACAAAGGACGAGTTTGAAGATAAATGGTGCCACTTAGTGAAAGATTTTGGGATACAAGGCACTGAATATGCTGCAAAACTTTATGCAGACAAGGAGAAGTGGGCTGAAACATTTTTGAGAGGGAATTTCTTCTGTGGAATGACAACTACTCAATGA